A genome region from Serinus canaria isolate serCan28SL12 chromosome 19, serCan2020, whole genome shotgun sequence includes the following:
- the CCDC92B gene encoding coiled-coil domain containing 92B isoform X1, giving the protein MTPSGRPLGPRRSPQAWTVNLVAMETVSLEHQIQSVQRHIAFLKKEQMELLHDLHLEILRLQKHCSELTHDLEMKELEARQQDVLDRELEEKCRAMEAQLQEKEKDNLELRKELQHKETLVAALRSSLRSKERRFLEELKRRSHRVTILDTELQKQTEAAAYLSLQLHATAQRLPGPRAGGRPPPEQPPAEARPRRRGHRAPARRPPGDGARPRDPAQEEHDAMPDPALFLYTPRPHGPQRPPPEPPGLPRASAGAAAASRGQRPPRQEPAARARSAKGEPSKRHGSGAHGAHGVPRAQE; this is encoded by the exons ATGACGCCCAGCGGGCGCCCCTTGgggccccgccgctccccccAG GCCTGGACTGTGAATTTGGTTGCGATGGAGACCGTGTCCCTGGAGCACCAGATCCAGAGTGTGCAGCGGCACATCGCTTTCCTGAAGAAGGAGcagatggagctgctccatgacCTGCACCTGGAGATCCTCCGCTTGCAGAAGCACTGCTCAG AGCTTACCCATGACCTGGAAATGAAGGAGCTGGAGGCCCGCCAACAAG ATGTCCTGGACCGCGAGCTGGAGGAGAAGTGCCGGGCGATGGaggcccagctgcaggagaaggagaaggacaacCTGGAGCTGcgcaaggagctgcagcacaaggagaCGCTGGTGGCTGCGCTGCGCTCCAGCCTCCGCAGCAAGGAGCGCCGgttcctggaggagctgaagcGTCGGAGCCACCGCGTCACCATCCTCGACACCGAGCTGCAGAAGCAGACGGAGGCGGCCGCCTACCTCTCGCTGCAGCTGCACGCCACGGCCCAGCGGCTGCCGGGCccccgggcgggcgggcggccgcCCCCCGAGCAGCCCCCGGCCGAGGCTCGGCCCCGGCGCCGCGGCCACAGGGCGCCCGCCCGGCGCCCGCCCGGGGACGGCGCCCGGCCCAGGGACCCTGCGCAGGAGGAGCACGATGCCATGCCCGACCCGGCGCTGTTCCTCTACACGCCGCGGCCGCACGGCCCGCAGCGCCCGCCGCCGGAGCCCCCGGGCCTGCCCCGAGCCTCGGCCGGCGCCGCCGCGGCCTCCCGGGGCCAGCGGCCCCCCCGGCAGGAGCCGGCGGCCAGGGCCAGGTCGGCCAAGGGCGAGCCCAGCAAGAGGCACGGCTCCGGTGCCCACGGTGCCCACGGTGTCCCCCGGGCCCAGGAGTAG
- the CCDC92B gene encoding coiled-coil domain containing 92B isoform X2 produces the protein METVSLEHQIQSVQRHIAFLKKEQMELLHDLHLEILRLQKHCSELTHDLEMKELEARQQDVLDRELEEKCRAMEAQLQEKEKDNLELRKELQHKETLVAALRSSLRSKERRFLEELKRRSHRVTILDTELQKQTEAAAYLSLQLHATAQRLPGPRAGGRPPPEQPPAEARPRRRGHRAPARRPPGDGARPRDPAQEEHDAMPDPALFLYTPRPHGPQRPPPEPPGLPRASAGAAAASRGQRPPRQEPAARARSAKGEPSKRHGSGAHGAHGVPRAQE, from the exons ATGGAGACCGTGTCCCTGGAGCACCAGATCCAGAGTGTGCAGCGGCACATCGCTTTCCTGAAGAAGGAGcagatggagctgctccatgacCTGCACCTGGAGATCCTCCGCTTGCAGAAGCACTGCTCAG AGCTTACCCATGACCTGGAAATGAAGGAGCTGGAGGCCCGCCAACAAG ATGTCCTGGACCGCGAGCTGGAGGAGAAGTGCCGGGCGATGGaggcccagctgcaggagaaggagaaggacaacCTGGAGCTGcgcaaggagctgcagcacaaggagaCGCTGGTGGCTGCGCTGCGCTCCAGCCTCCGCAGCAAGGAGCGCCGgttcctggaggagctgaagcGTCGGAGCCACCGCGTCACCATCCTCGACACCGAGCTGCAGAAGCAGACGGAGGCGGCCGCCTACCTCTCGCTGCAGCTGCACGCCACGGCCCAGCGGCTGCCGGGCccccgggcgggcgggcggccgcCCCCCGAGCAGCCCCCGGCCGAGGCTCGGCCCCGGCGCCGCGGCCACAGGGCGCCCGCCCGGCGCCCGCCCGGGGACGGCGCCCGGCCCAGGGACCCTGCGCAGGAGGAGCACGATGCCATGCCCGACCCGGCGCTGTTCCTCTACACGCCGCGGCCGCACGGCCCGCAGCGCCCGCCGCCGGAGCCCCCGGGCCTGCCCCGAGCCTCGGCCGGCGCCGCCGCGGCCTCCCGGGGCCAGCGGCCCCCCCGGCAGGAGCCGGCGGCCAGGGCCAGGTCGGCCAAGGGCGAGCCCAGCAAGAGGCACGGCTCCGGTGCCCACGGTGCCCACGGTGTCCCCCGGGCCCAGGAGTAG